From the Lolium rigidum isolate FL_2022 chromosome 2, APGP_CSIRO_Lrig_0.1, whole genome shotgun sequence genome, one window contains:
- the LOC124692943 gene encoding DNA-binding protein SMUBP-2-like, with amino-acid sequence MSGMSLDLLSCRFLFSSCAVKKPSSRRRVTFLAAAPSSPSTPSTPRSPGISSSRQRPVRAVPFVPSKGASRPVGSNGRTRRRRRSRTVEGEQEQGGCVPSVEEASIRVGTLYENGDPLGRKELGRCVVEWLRQGMQSMASKFASSELQGDMMDLGAAALTLDWGSAESQLGFVIQAQPYLSAIPMPKGLEALCFKACTHYPTLFDHFQRELRDVLQSYQNQGLVSDWRSTQAWKLLKEMANSTNHKAAVRRTTPRTRAVHSSIGISLKKVRLMQDRIEGFVRHMSDLLRVERDVELEFTQEELNATTMLENNSEPPKPVEYLVTHGQAQQEQCDTICNLNVVSSSTGLGGLHLVLFRIEGEHKLPPTTLSPGDMVCVRTCNSRGEGATSCMQGFLYNLGEDGCSITVALESRHGDPTFSRLFGRSVRIDRIQGLADALTYERNLEALMLLQTNGLQKSSASIGVVATLFGDSKDLMKMEQNCLIDWDESSIHDQRLSERYAFDDSQLRAISLGLNKKRPVLVIQGPPGTGKTVLLTELIVRAVGQGENVLVTAPSNAAVDNMVEKLSSTGLNIVRVGNPARISPSVASKSLAEIVNGRLGQFRKELERKRTDLRKDLRDCIVDDSLAAGIRQLLKQLGRDLEMKEKETIMEVLSDAQVVLSTNTGAADPLIRKTGSFDLVIIDEAGQGIEPSCWIPILQGKRCILAGDHCQLAPAILSRKALEGGLGKSMMERASLLHDGLLTTRLTVQHRMHDSIASWASKEMYQGLLQSSHSVASHLLADSPVVKDTWITRCPLLLLDTRMPYGILNTDCVEHFDPAGTGSFYNDGEADIVTQHVLNLVHCGVCSSEIAVQSPYIAQVQLLREKLEEYPGLSGVEVSTIDSFQGREADAVVLSMVRSNPLGAVGFMGDSRLMNVAITRARRHVTVVCDTSTICHSTFLARLLRHIRRYGQVKHVAPGSLDGVSGLGFNQPSLPSIG; translated from the exons ATGAGCGGCATGTCTCTTGATCTCCTCTCGTGTAGGTTCTTGTTCTCTTCTTGCGCTGTAAAGAAGCCCTCGAGCAGGAGAAGGGTCACGTTTCTTGCTGCTGCTCCTTCGTCTCCGTCAACACCGTCGACCCCGCGGTCACCGGGCATCTCTTCGTCCAGGCAAAGGCCTGTACGGGCTGTGCCATTCGTTCCCAGCAAAGGTGCGTCTCGACCTGTCGGTAGCAATGGCAGGactaggaggaggcggcggagcagGACGGTCGAGGGAGAGCAAGAACAAGGCGGGTGCGTGCCATCGGTGGAGGAGGCGTCCATAAGGGTGGGGACGCTGTATGAGAACGGCGATCCACTAGGGCGGAAGGAGCTCGGCCGGTGCGTGGTGGAGTGGCTAAGGCAGGGGATGCAGTCCATGGCATCCAAGTTCGCTTCGTCCGAGCTGCAGGGTGACATGATGGACCTCGGCGCGGCCGCATTGACTCTGGATTGGGGGTCAGCAGAAAGCCAGCTTGGGTTTGTGATCCAGGCACAACCTTATCTCTCAGCCATCCCCATGCCCAAGGGTCTGGAGGCACTCTGCTTCAAGGCCTGCACACACTACCCCACCCTGTTCGACCATTTCCAGCGTGAGCTCCGTGATGTCCTCCAGAGTTACCAGAACCAGGGCCTCGTCTCTGACTGGCGTTCCACGCAAGCATGGAAGCTGTTGAAGGAAATGGCCAATTCTACGAATCATAAGGCGGCTGTGCGCAGAACCACGCCACGGACTAGAGCTGTGCACAGTAGCATTGGCATAAGCCTCAAGAAGGTGAGACTGATGCAGGATAGGATTGAAGGCTTTGTGAGGCATATGTCAGACCTGCTGCGAGTTGAGCGAGATGTGGAGCTAGAGTTTACACAGGAGGAACTGAATGCTACCACTATGCTCGAAAACAATTCCGAGCCACCCAAGCCAGTTGAGTACTTGGTGACCCATGGGCAGGCTCAGCAGGAGCAGTGTGATACCATTTGCAACTTGAATGTAGTCAGCAGCTCAACTG GGTTGGGAGGCCTGCATTTGGTTCTATTCAGAATTGAAGGTGAACACAAGCTGCCTCCAACTACACTGTCACCTGGGGACATGGTTTGTGTCAGAACATGTAATAGCCGTGGTGAGGGAGCCACTTCTTGCATGCAAGGTTTTCTTTATAATCTCGGGGAGGATGGCTGCAGCATAACTGTGGCTTTGGAATCTCGGCATGGTGATCCAACCTTCTCCAGGTTATTTGGGAGAAGTGTGCGCATTGACCGGATACAGGGATTGGCTGATGCACTTACTTACGAG CGGAATCTTGAAGCATTGATGCTTCTTCAAACGAACGGTTTGCAGAAAAGTAGTGCTTCCATTGGTGTTGTAGCTACTCTATTCGGTGACAGCAAAGACTTGATGAAGATGGAACAGAATTGCCTGATTGATTGGGACGAATCGAGTATTCATGATCAAAGGCTATCGGAGAGGTATGCATTTGATGACTCCCAGTTAAGAGCAATCTCATTAGGCTTGAACAAGAAGAGGCCTGTTCTAGTTATCCAGGGGCCTCCTGGCACGGGCAAGACAGTCCTGCTCACTGAACTCATTGTACGTGCTGTCGGACAGGGTGAGAATGTCCTTGTGACAGCTCCAAGCAATGCGGCAGTCGATAATATGGTTGAAAAGTTGTCAAGTACTGGCTTAAACATTGTGCGAGTTGGAAACCCTGCTCGGATATCACCATCTGTTGCTTCGAAGTCCTTGGCAGAGATTGTGAATGGAAGGCTTGGTCAGTTTAGGAAGGAGCTTGAGAGAAAGAGAACTGACTTAAGAAAGGATTTGAGGGACTGTATAGTGGATGATTCTTTAGCTGCAGGCATTCGTCAGCTGCTGAAGCAACTTGGGAGGGATCTGGAAATGAAAGAAAAAGAAACGATCATGGAAGTGCTATCTGATGCACAAGTTGTGCTTTCTACTAACACGGGGGCAGCAGATCCGCTTATCCGGAAAACTGGTTCCTTTGACTTAGTAATAATAGATGAAGCAGGTCAGGGAATTGAGCCATCTTGCTGGATTCCGATACTGCAGGGGAAGCGTTGTATTCTTGCTGGTGATCATTGCCAACTTGCACCTGCAATATTGTCAAGGAAGGCCCTGGAAGGCGGGCTTGGTAAATCTATGATGGAAAGGGCTTCATTATTGCATGATGGATTACTTACTACAAGACTGACAGTCCAGCATAGAATGCATGATTCAATAGCGAGTTGGGCATCTAAAGAGATGTATCAGGGGTTGCTCCAGTCGTCTCACTCTGTTGCTTCACATCTTCTTGCCGACTCTCCAGTTGTGAAG GATACATGGATAACACGGTGTCCACTGCTTTTACTTGATACCCGAATGCCATATGGAATTCTGAACACGGATTGTGTGGAGCATTTTGACCCTGCTGGCACAGGCTCATTTTATAATGATGGAGAAGCAGATATAGTTACACAACATGTTCTCAATCTTGTACATTGTG GAGTATGTTCAAGTGAAATAGCTGTTCAGTCACCTTACATTGCTCAAGTGCAGTTACTGAGGGAGAAGTTAGAAGAATATCCAGGGCTTTCTGGGGTTGAGGTTTCAACCATAGATAGCTTCCAAGGGAGGGAGGCTGATGCAGTGGTCCTATCAATG GTTCGATCAAACCCTCTAGGAGCTGTAGGGTTCATGGGTGACAGCAGGCTCATGAATGTGGCTATTACAAGGGCACGCCGGCATGTCACTGTGGTATGTGACACCTCTACCATTTGCCACAGCACCTTCCTAGCCCGGCTCCTCCGTCATATCAGGCGGTATGGACAAGTAAAACATGTTGCACCTGGTTCATTAGATGGGGTTTCTGGCCTCGGTTTCAATCAACCATCCCTCCCTTCCATCGGTTAG